One region of Syntrophobacter fumaroxidans MPOB genomic DNA includes:
- a CDS encoding Nramp family divalent metal transporter — MGESARLPWHRRLLPFLGPAFVAAVAYIDPGNFATNIQSGARFGYALLWVVIASNAMAILIQVLSAKLGIASGFNLAEVSRERLPVPLVWVMWVVMEAVAMATDLAEFIGAAVGFFLLFHIPLFWAGLLTALITFLILGLQRYGFRPFEAVISVLIGIVALSYLIELVLVRPDWGQIVQAAVAPGFKGDESVLLAAGILGATVMPHVIYLHSALTQGRIVVRDPAKLKRLFRFELMDVVIAMSIAGAVNCAMLIMAAGTFHAKGMVEVGTIEEAYRTLSPLLGNAASTIFAISLLASGLSSSAVGTMSGQVVMQGFMRFHIPLWIRRLVTILPSLIVIGLGLDPTHTLVVSQVVLSFGLPFAVIPLVIFTSDAKLMGVLANRPTTTVIAYAVAALILSLNVYLLYTLAFGG; from the coding sequence TTGGGCGAATCCGCCCGGCTGCCCTGGCACAGACGGCTCCTGCCTTTCCTGGGACCGGCCTTCGTGGCGGCGGTCGCCTATATCGATCCGGGGAATTTCGCAACGAACATCCAGAGCGGCGCCAGGTTCGGTTATGCCTTGTTGTGGGTCGTGATCGCCAGCAATGCAATGGCGATCCTGATCCAGGTCCTGTCGGCCAAGCTCGGTATCGCATCGGGGTTCAATCTTGCCGAAGTCAGTCGTGAGAGGCTGCCGGTCCCGCTGGTGTGGGTCATGTGGGTGGTGATGGAGGCCGTGGCCATGGCGACGGATCTGGCCGAATTCATCGGCGCGGCGGTGGGTTTCTTTCTTCTTTTCCACATTCCGCTGTTTTGGGCCGGGTTGCTCACGGCTTTGATCACCTTCCTGATCCTGGGTCTGCAGCGATACGGGTTCCGTCCCTTCGAGGCGGTGATCAGCGTGCTGATCGGCATCGTGGCGCTCTCGTATCTCATCGAGCTCGTGCTGGTGCGTCCGGATTGGGGGCAGATCGTGCAGGCCGCCGTGGCGCCGGGGTTCAAGGGGGATGAAAGCGTTTTGCTGGCGGCGGGAATTCTCGGGGCGACGGTCATGCCCCACGTGATCTATCTGCACTCGGCCCTGACGCAGGGGCGTATCGTGGTGAGGGATCCCGCAAAGCTCAAGCGACTGTTCCGCTTCGAATTGATGGACGTGGTGATCGCCATGAGCATCGCCGGGGCGGTCAATTGCGCCATGCTCATCATGGCGGCCGGGACGTTCCACGCGAAGGGGATGGTCGAGGTCGGGACGATCGAGGAGGCGTACCGAACGCTGAGCCCGCTGCTGGGGAACGCCGCGAGCACGATTTTCGCCATATCGCTCCTGGCCTCCGGGCTTTCCTCGTCTGCCGTGGGCACCATGTCCGGGCAGGTGGTGATGCAGGGGTTCATGCGGTTTCATATCCCGTTGTGGATTCGAAGACTGGTGACCATCCTGCCTTCCCTGATCGTCATCGGGCTCGGCCTGGACCCGACCCATACGCTCGTGGTGAGCCAGGTGGTGCTCAGTTTCGGACTGCCGTTTGCGGTGATTCCCCTGGTTATTTTCACGAGCGATGCAAAGCTCATGGGCGTCCTGGCGAACCGGCCGACGACGACGGTAATCGCTTATGCCGTGGCCGCATTGATTCTTTCTTTGAACGTTTACCTGCTGTACACTCTTGCTTTCGGCGGATGA